CCAGACATCTGGTTTATCCGCAACGTATTTCATGAACTTGCGCAGGGCCTCGCATCGTCCAGGCTTTCCTATAATACGCGTATGCAGTGGGATGTTCATCATCTTGCCGCCCTCGCGGTAGAGCATGTCGAACGTATTCTTGAGATAGTTCTCGTAAGTCTCGCCCACGCTGGATCCAAAGCCAGGCGACATGTGGAATTTGCCGTCGTTGCAGTCGTACTGTACTCGTCAGTCCCTCACTAAGCATCAACAAAAGAATATCAGGACAACTCACATTATACGGAATCAAAAGCatcccctccctcttctcctccggcaGACTCTCCTCCCACGGCAAATCCAACCAATACGGCACATCATCATTATAACACTCCGAGCTCCAAAGAAACTCAGCACCCAACTCCCTCCACACCTCCGGGAAAAGATGATGCGTCTGCGGCGTCCCTCGCCCAAAGTACGCGCCCACCGGCATCTCCCCACTAACCTccttcaacagcaacaaacTCTGCTTGATATACTCTTTATCTTCCTCGAGGGTATAATCCCACGTATCCCTCCAGCGCAACCCATGACTCGCAATCTCATGCCCATCACGAACAAGCGCTTTCGCAAAGGTaggattcttcttcaacgccacggccacggcatACGTCGTGAAATTCC
This genomic interval from Aspergillus puulaauensis MK2 DNA, chromosome 7, nearly complete sequence contains the following:
- a CDS encoding uncharacterized protein (COG:G;~EggNog:ENOG410PW87;~InterPro:IPR002509,IPR011330;~PFAM:PF01522;~go_function: GO:0003824 - catalytic activity [Evidence IEA];~go_function: GO:0016810 - hydrolase activity, acting on carbon-nitrogen (but not peptide) bonds [Evidence IEA];~go_process: GO:0005975 - carbohydrate metabolic process [Evidence IEA]), which produces MVHIEQKYQVPRDFEGYGEEGFDAKWPNGARIAVSFVLNYEEGGERCILDGDDISEPYLWEKGASGGHRSNARYINAEHDFEYGSRVASWRLVRLFKEFGWNFTTYAVAVALKKNPTFAKALVRDGHEIASHGLRWRDTWDYTLEEDKEYIKQSLLLLKEVSGEMPVGAYFGRGTPQTHHLFPEVWRELGAEFLWSSECYNDDVPYWLDLPWEESLPEEKREGMLLIPYNYDCNDGKFHMSPGFGSSVGETYENYLKNTFDMLYREGGKMMNIPLHTRIIGKPGRCEALRKFMKYVADKPDVWVTTRRDIAEHFRSTFPYQADRKWVEEGRK